The sequence GCGTCGCCTTCGGCTCCTCGCAATGACAACAGTGGTTGATGATAGAAATGCAATGTTGGTGGTTCAGATGGCTGCTCGGACGGGTTTTGACCGACTGGATGCTCAACACACAAAAAGCAGTACGCTCCTTGTCATCGCAAGAAACGATCGTGAGGAGTGACGTGGAGGACGAAGGTCATGCCACTGTTGGGGCTGAAGGTCATACCTGTGGTACGATCTCCATGTATGGGCAGGAGCGCCCCTTTGCGGAGATTGCGCTTTCAGCGTGACCTTCAGCCTCCTCTCCGGGATGACCTAAAGTCTGCGCCCCAGCACGTCAACCGTCGGGGCCCTGGTGCGGTGCGCCAAACATTCCATAGCGCAGCCGTCCGCAGGCGCACGACGCACACGCCTGGTGTCCTGCCACGGATGCGCGCAGGGATAAGCAGGCAACGGAGCGGCTTCGTTACGTTGGGCGTGCCCTTGTTCGGTGCCCGTGCTGGGCCGAACCCCCTTCCGTTGGTGATTGATACAGCCCGGTGAATACGATGCGTGCCTTTGCTCACTCCGTCCTCTTTCTCCTTTTCCTGATGCTGCCGGCCGTGGCAACGGCGCAGGTCATTCGTGCCCCCCACACGGCGTATGCGCGCCTCGGCGTGGGGACATCGGTCAGCGAAACGGACATCTCCACCTACGCCATCGAACCGTACAGCTTCAACGGCGAGATGGGCTACACCCTCACGCAAGGCCTCAGCGTGGGCCTGGGCGGCACCTTTGCCAACTATCCCAAGGCCAATGTCCAGAATACGGAAATGCTCACGCTGCAAGCCATCGGCCGCTGGATTCTCTTTCCGCGCCAATCGCTGTCGCCCTACTTTAACGCCGGCCCCAACGTCACCCTTGGCGGCGACAATCCGGCCACGGGCGTTACCTTTGGCCTGGGGCTCGACTACGTGGTGACGCGGCACGCGTCGGTGTTCGTAGAAGCCACCGCATACGCCACCATGCCCGACAACGCCATTGACAGCCGCACCGACGGCCGCGCGCGCTTCGACGGCCTCGGCTTTTGGGGCGTAGGCGTGCGCAGCACCTTAAACGCGGCCCCAAAGCCGGTTGACCTGCTCCGTATTGAAGGGCCCGATGTCATCGATCGCGGCACAGACGGGCAGTTCACGGTACACACCGCTCCGGACGTCGATCGGCCCGTGCGCTACACCTGGACGATGGGCGACGGCACCACCGCGCAGGGTCTCGCTACGACGCACGCCTATCCGCTGGAGGGCGCGTACACGGTAACGGTGGTCGCGCATAACGACGGCGGCACCGACCGCATCCACAAGACCGTAACGGTGCGTGAGCCGACGGCCCCGGCCCGCATCCTTGCGCTCAGCGCAGACACCACCACCGTGCGTACCGGCGAGCTGGTACAGTTTCAGGCGGCCCTGCATGGCACGGCGCCCCTCTCGGTACAGTGGAATTTTGGTGATGGCACCGAACCGGTGACCGAGCGGGGACTGCACCACTACAACGCCGACCGCTACATTGGCACCATGCGCAGCGAGACCGGGCAAGGCTATGCCTTCCAATCCCCTGGCACCTACACCGTAACGCTCACCGCCGAAAATGCCCTGGGGCAATCAACGAAAGATGTGGTGATCGAGGTGGGGCCCGCCCCGCAGCCCGCGCTGGCGTGCGGCCCGCTGCAGCAAAAGGTGCTGTTTGCCTTTGACAGCGCACAGCTTACCGAAGCCTCAAGAGACCTCCTGCAGCAAGTGGCCGGCGCGTTGAAGGTTTGCCCCCAAACCATGTTGCGCGTAGACGGCTTTGCCGACGCCGTGGGAAGCACGGACTACAACGCCGCGCTCTCGCAGCGCCGCGCCCAAACCGTGCGCACCTTCCTTCGCAGCCTGGGCATCTCCGACGCCCGCTTCATCGTGCACGGCCATGGCGAAGTAGATGCCGCATGCCCGGCCGAAGGCCGCGACCGGGGCTGCCGCCCGCACCGCCGCGTAGAGGCCGTGCTGACGGTTGACGAGGCTCCGCCGCTCGCAAACGATACCAACGACCGAACCTCCAATATTCAATGGTAGCCCGCGACGCGCCCGCCTGAACCCTTCAGCGTGTGCGCGCTTCGTGGTGCCCCTGCTCTTGGGGATCGATGCCGGAGGAGCAAGCGCCTTCCGTCACCCGACGAAGGCCCTTGCTCCTCGATCCCCGTCCGTGGCGTCTCTTCTGCGTAGTGCTTGCAACACCTCAGTATTTACCTCCCAACCGCTCCGCTGCTTTCCCTTAACGATCAACGCTCCATGTCCTCCTCCGCAACAGCCCGCTCGCCCCGCGCATTCTGGGACGAGATATTTTCCGAGGGCCACGCCAACCCCTACAGCCGGGTGGCCATGCCCGATCTCAACGAACCCAACCTGCAGCAAGCGCTGCAACACTTTGGCAACGTTGAGGGGCGCACGCTCATCGACGTGGGTTGCGGGCGCGGCTCGGCCTCGCTGTTCTTTGCCTACCACGGCGCCCACGTCATCAGCGTAGACGCCAGCGCCGTGGCCATCGACAACCTTGCCACGTACTGCACCCAACACGGCATCCACAACATCACGCCGGTGTGCTGCACCGCCGAGGAGCTCACTGCGCTCGATACGCGGGCCGACTTTGTCTATGGCGCCATGATTTTACACCACGTGGAGCCGTTTGCTGCGTTTGTACGCACCTTACGACGTGTGATGAAGCCCAACGGGCGAGCGTTCTTCTGGGAAAATAACGGCCGGAATCCGCTCCTGATGTGGTTTCGGCGGCATGTGGTGGGCCGCGGGTGGATTCCCAAGTTTGGCGATGCGCACGAGATTCCGCTCACACCCGACGAGGTGTCGCAGCTGGACGATCATTTCTCCGTTTCGGTGCGCTACCCCGAGCTGCTCCTCTTTCGAATGATCTCTTTTTACCTTCTCAAGGGCAGCATGGGCCGTGCGATGCATGCGCTCGACCGGTTCTTCTACCGCTTTCCTGCCATCCGTCGCCACAGCTACCGGCAGCACATTTACCTGGAGGCTTCATGATGCGCAGCACGCAACGCCTTCTTTCCGTAATGCAAGCCCTGCTCGCGTGGGCCGTGCTCGCGGGCGCGTCAAGCGGGACGGGCGCTTGGGGACAGGGGGTGCAGCCCGCTGCTGAAAATCCGCGGTTTTGGTCGTACGAGGGCGCGCCCGTCATGCTTTTGGGCGGCACGCGTGATGACAACCTCTTCCAGATGCCGGGCCTCGAAGCCCACCTCGACTCGCTGGTGAACGCCGGGGGCAATTACATCCGCCTCACCATGAGCAGCCGCCGCATTCGCGGGTACGAGGTGTATCCGTTTTACCAGCGTCCGGACGGGCGGTACGATCTGACGCGGTGGAATCCGGAATACTGGACCCGCCTCGAACGCCTGCTGCGGCTCACCCACGCCCGCGACATCATCGTGCAGGTGGAGCTGTGGGATCAGTGGGACCAAAGCCGTACGCATTGGGCCGACAGTCCGTGGAATCCCGACAACAACGTCAACTACGACACGACGCACACGACGCTCCGCGGCGACGGCCACTACACAACCGTCGCGCACGACAACGGCGTGACGCATGACTTCTACCAGACCATACCCGGCGCGCACCACGACACCACCGTGCTGCGCTATCAGCGGCGGTTTGTGGATCGCGTGCTGGACGCTACGCTCCGCTACAACCACGTGCTGTATGTCGTCACCAACGAACTCCTCACGCAGCATCCGGTGGCCTGGAGCCGGTACTGGATGGCGCACGTACGGCGGCGGGCCGCGCAGGCCGGGCGCCGCGTGCATGTCACCGAGATGTTTCAGGCACACGACGTCCGCAAGGGCCCGCACCGCATCGCCCACGCCGATACCGCTGCGTTCGACTTCATCGAGCTGTCGCAGAATGCAAGCCAGCGCACCGAGCTCCACTGGACGCGCCTGCAATGGGTGTACCGGCGGCTCCAAGACGCGCCGCGGCCCATCAACCACGTAAAGATTTACGGCGGTGCGGTACGCTGGACCGGCGGGGCTGCGGAGGGTATCGACCGCTTTTGGCGCTCGCTGATCGGCGGGGCAGCCTCCGTGCGCTTCCATCGGCCGCCGTATGGCATCGGACTGAATGCTGCGGCGCGCGCTCACCTGTCCAGCGCCCGCGCCCTGGCCACCGCGTTTGCGTTTCCGCAGGCAGTACCCGACGCCCGGCACACGCTCCTGGCCGACCGCTCGCCCAACGAGGCTTACCTCACCCGCATCCCCGGCGCGCAGTACGTGGTCTACTTTCCCGATGGTGGGGCGGTGCGCCTCGACCTGCGCAGCCAGAAGGGCCTCGTAACCGTGCGCTGGCTGAACGCTCCGTCGAGCCAGTGGAGCCCCGCCATCACCACGCCAGGCGGACGCTGGCTGCCGCTTCGCGTCACGGCCGCGGGCGATTGGATCGCACTCATCACGCGAACGGATCAACGACCGGCCAAGTAGAACCGATACAACGGCCACACATCGGCCACCGCATCGAGCGCGTGCGCCACGAGCTGCGGCCCCCAATCGAGCACCTGATCGCGCGGAAAGCGGCGGCGCAGCCAGAGTCCATCGGCCGACGACAGCCCCTCGGGGAGCTCCGCGAGAGGAGCCGTGAAGCGCGGCGCCCGCTTGGCATCGCCCGTACCGGCATGAAAGCCCCAGTGCCAGCCCGCCTGGTCCAGCAGCGGATTGATGAGGTCGAGGTACGTGGCCGGGGCTGCGGCAATACGCGCCAGCGCCCGGTCGAGCAAATCCTTCGCGTAGGATCCCACGTAGAGGCCCACCTCAAAACCATCGGGCGAAATTTTGTGCGACACCTGCACGTCCTTCAGGCGCTTGGTGTGCGGCCGGTAAAACGCCATCCACAGGTTGTCGTGGCAACCGCCCGCCCCAAAATCGTTTTTGAGGAGCCGGCTGAAGACATTCTTCTCGGTTTCGAGATCGAGGCGGTTGGGCAGCACCCAGTTCACCACGAGGTCGTCGCGGTACTGCTTAAACGGGTCCTTGAGCAGCGTCGTCACGCCGGGCTTCTCCTGCTTGTACTGGTCGATGTGCGGATGCGCGCGCAGCCGATCGAGCAGGGCAAACACGTCGGGCGTCCATCCCGGAAACGACAGATCAAGCGGCGCGGGACGCGCAAAGTCTGCGGCCGGCTGCAAGGCCGGATCGACGACGGGCAACTCGGGCGATAGCATAGGCAACACGGGTGTTGAGACACATGCGGAGGGATGCAACGGACCGCCGACACGGACGCTCCGCCGCAAACGTAGCGGCTTGGCAACAGATGGCCCTGGGGCCGCCACGCGCATGGGCCCTTGGCGGCGCCACTCGCCCTGAACCCCACGCCCGGCCTGCGGTATGACGGCTGTACGCTTCTGCCTTCAATCGCATCCGCCTTATGCACGACGCTTTTTCCTTCATTGAATCCTCGGGCGGCATCGACGGCTTTCGCCTGGATGCCAACGACCTGCAGGTGCTCTTTCTGGAAGACACGGCGGCGCCCGTGGTTACCTTCATGGTGACGTATCATGTGGGCAGCCGCAACGAGCATGCGGGCCACACCGGCGCCACCCACATGCTGGAGCACCTCATGTTTAAGGGCACCGAGCGGTTTCATAAGCGCCGGGGCACGTCCATCTTCGACACGCTGCAGCGCGTGGGCGCCGAGGTAAACGCCTCTACCTGGGTCGACCGCACCAACTACTACGAGATGCTGCCAAAAGAGCATCTGCCGCTGGCCATCGAGATTGAGGCGGATCGCATGCGCAACGCCCTGCTCGACCCCGACGACGTCGAGGCCGAGCGCACGGTGATCCTCAACGAGTACGATCAGGGGCAGAATGAGCCCACGCGGCGGCTGTTTGACGCTGTGTGGAGCGCGGCCTTCGTGGCGCATCCGTACCATCACCCCACCATCGGCTGGCGCAGCGACATCGAAACGATCTCGCGCGACGGGCTGAAGCATTTCTACGACACCTACTACTGGCCCAACAACGCCACGCTGTCCATCATTGGCGACGTGGACCGCGACGCGGCGCTCGCGCAGGTGGCCGAGGCGTTTGGCGATCTTCCGCGCGCCCCGCACGCCATCCCCGAAGTGACCACGCGCGAGCCCGAGCAGGCCGGTCCGCGCCACGTGACGGTGCACCAAGACGGGCAGCTGGGGGCGGTGCTCATGGGCTACAAGTCGCCGCCCGCGCTGGATGAGGCCTCCGACGCCCTCGACGTGCTGGCCCGCATCCTGGCCTCGGGCAAAAGCAGCCGCCTGTACCGCCGCCTCACCGACCGGGGCCTTGCGGCCGACGTGTTTGCGATGAACTTTCGCCTGCGTGATCCGAGCCTGTTCTCGCTGTTTGCGTTCCTGAACCCCGAGCGCACCCACGAGGAGGTGCAGGCGGCCATCGAGGAAACCCTCGCTGCCGTGCGCGCCGACGGCGTTACGGCCGACGAAGTGGCCCGCGCCAAGAAGCAACTCATCGCCAAGGAGGCGTTTGGGCGCGACGGCTCGTTTCAGGTGGCCGCCCAGCTTAACGAGGCCATCGCTGCGGGCGACTGGCGGCTGTACACCACCTACCTCGACCGTATCGACGCGGTGACGGTGGACGCAGTGAACGCCGCCGCCCAGCGTTTTCTGACGCCCGCCGGGCGCACCACGGGCTGGTACGTCCCCGACGCGGTGGCGGCTTAGCGGCGCCGGATGCGGCCCACGAGTGTCGCGTCGATGCGTATCGTATCGGCCACGGTGAAGAACAAAAACGACGGCCGCTCCACCCCGAAGCGCGTCAGCGACACCGGGAAGCGCGCCCGCACCCGCACGCGGCCCGCGGTTTGGGTGACCTGCACCGTATCGCGCAGGCGGTGCGACTGGCCGTGGAACGTGAGCGTGCCCGCCACGGCCCACCGCTGCGTTCCATCGGGCGCCGCGGCGTCGGCTACACGCTGCAGGCGCGACGCCCGAAAGCGAACCATGGGGTAGCGCTGTGCCTCGGTTACGGCTCGCATCTTTCGGTCGCGACGGTTGTTGCCGCTGTCGAAGCTAGCGACCGGCACACGGATGCGCGCAACACGGCTGTCGGGCGATGCGCCGCCGAGCACAAACCGCCCCGTAACCGACCGGCTGGTGCCCGTCCAATCATGAAGCGGCGCCGAGCCGGTATACGCAATGACGCTCGCTGTCGAGTCGATGGTTACCACCGTTTGCGCCTGCAGGCGCTGGCCGAGCCCGCCGAGGAGTCCGATGAGCAGGGCCCCAATCAGCCCGCGCGACGCGGCAGAAGCTATCATGACGTTGGGGGATAGGTACGCAAAACCGTCGCGTGTGCTGCACGCCCCACGGGGGCCGGCGATTCGCCGCAACCCTGACGTTCTTGGTACGCCCGGCGACGCCGGCTGCTTGGAAAAGACGACGCGCGCCTACTTGTGCCACACCAGTTCTGCGACGACCGGGCGGTGGTCGGAGTAGCCGTACGTGGGCAGGACGCGCGCGCCTTGCACGCGGAGGGCCTTGCTTACCAGGATGTGGTCGATACGCACCAGCGGCCACGTGGCCGGATAGGTGCCGCCCCAGCCGCGTCCGGCGATGGTGTACGCATCGCGTAGCCCTTCTGCGACGTGGTGGTAGGCCCAGTGGTGGCGCGTGCTGTTGAAGTCGCCCAGTACGATGACCGGGAGCGGCTCGTGAGCAATCAGGTCGCGCAGGACGCGGGCCTCGCGGGCGCGCCGCAGCATCGCCTGGCGATACGTTTCGATGGCCTCCCACCAAAACGTGCCATTGAGCATCCGCGTAAGCGCCGCGCGCCAGGGCTTCGATGGGCTTACGGTGTTCAGGTGCACGTTGTACACCGCCAGGCGGCGCCCCTGCCAGCGCACCGTGGTGCGGGTAGCCACCGTCTCGGCAAAGAGCGAGTCGGTGCCCAGGATGTACGTTTTGTAAGCCGTTAGCGGGATGCGCGCCAGCACGGGCTGCCGGATGCGTTCGCGCGGACGAAGCGCGGGCGTCGGGCGTAGGTCGGTCCGACGCAACAGCGCCTGCAGGTGCGGCGCCCCGGCCACCGTGCGCCGTTTGGTGAGGCGCAGCCAGGGCTCTTGCAGGCCCAAAAGGTCGGGCTGGGCCTGCTGCACCAACGCAACCGTGCGCTGCGCGAGCGAGTCGGGATGCGGTCCGTGCACCGGAGCGTTATAGCTCATCACGCGCAGGGCTGGCGCCTTGGCAGATGCCGGCTGATACGGCACGGTCCAGTTCGGCCCAAAGCGCACGCCGATGAGGACGAGCAGCACGCCCCACCCCAAGGCCGTGGGCGCTGCGCCCTGCCATGCGGCCCGCGGGAGGTACCATGCAATGGCCGGCAACAAAAGCAGAGCAAGCAACGGCAGAAAGACCGCCACCGGGCCCGTCCACCAAAACCACTCGGGCGGCAGGTGCCGGCAGGCATAGCCCAACCCAAAGAGCAACACGAGCACAGCAAGCAAAAACCGGAGCAGCAGGCGGAACGTGGTACGCACCGAAGACGCGATTGCATCAGCTGAAAGGGGAGAACATGCAGCTATACGTGCGCCCATCGCCGCAGATTCTTCCCTCAGCGAGGTGCTTGCTGAAAACTCATTGGGGACCACGCCCAGCCACAAAAGCAAACGGAGGCACGCGCTATGGAGTGCCCGCGGCCGCCGCGCACGAACCGTCCTCGAAGGCCGTTTGATACTCCTCGGCCATATACGCCAGCACCTCCGGCATGCGCCCGGTCGACTCGTCACGCGCCTGCGCCTGGTCGATGAGACCCTGCAGCCGGTCCATGTGCTGGCACGCATCCTCCGGACGATTCAGGGCCACGTACGCATCAAAGAGCCAGCGGTAGGAATGGAAGTCGCGCATGTGGATGGGCCGGCCGGTGCGCTGCTGCCAGTCTACCGAGGCCTGGTACGCACGTACGTTGGGCGGAATGACGTCCGTCCAGCGCCCCAGCGAGCGATAGATGTGGCTGGGCATGTGCAAGGCGTGCGACGCCGCCGGCGCCACCTTGGCGTACGTTTGGGCCGGGCGCAGCCCGAGCGGAGCAAAGAGCGCCGAGTCGTACACGTGAATCAGGTAGTGCAGCACGCCGGGATGGCGCGGCTTGCGCTGGTAGATGGCCTCCAGATCGGCGGCAATGGGGACGACATCGGACGGCTCCTCGTACGAGAACGACGGCAGGCTCATACGCGCGAGGGCCGCGAAGATCGCCGCCTCGTCGTCCGATGGGTACGCCTTGCGCAGCGCCACCATCGCGTCGGCATGGGCGCGGCGGCGCGCGTCGATGGTGCCCTCGCCC comes from Salisaeta longa DSM 21114 and encodes:
- a CDS encoding PKD domain-containing protein, whose amino-acid sequence is MRAFAHSVLFLLFLMLPAVATAQVIRAPHTAYARLGVGTSVSETDISTYAIEPYSFNGEMGYTLTQGLSVGLGGTFANYPKANVQNTEMLTLQAIGRWILFPRQSLSPYFNAGPNVTLGGDNPATGVTFGLGLDYVVTRHASVFVEATAYATMPDNAIDSRTDGRARFDGLGFWGVGVRSTLNAAPKPVDLLRIEGPDVIDRGTDGQFTVHTAPDVDRPVRYTWTMGDGTTAQGLATTHAYPLEGAYTVTVVAHNDGGTDRIHKTVTVREPTAPARILALSADTTTVRTGELVQFQAALHGTAPLSVQWNFGDGTEPVTERGLHHYNADRYIGTMRSETGQGYAFQSPGTYTVTLTAENALGQSTKDVVIEVGPAPQPALACGPLQQKVLFAFDSAQLTEASRDLLQQVAGALKVCPQTMLRVDGFADAVGSTDYNAALSQRRAQTVRTFLRSLGISDARFIVHGHGEVDAACPAEGRDRGCRPHRRVEAVLTVDEAPPLANDTNDRTSNIQW
- a CDS encoding class I SAM-dependent methyltransferase, yielding MSSSATARSPRAFWDEIFSEGHANPYSRVAMPDLNEPNLQQALQHFGNVEGRTLIDVGCGRGSASLFFAYHGAHVISVDASAVAIDNLATYCTQHGIHNITPVCCTAEELTALDTRADFVYGAMILHHVEPFAAFVRTLRRVMKPNGRAFFWENNGRNPLLMWFRRHVVGRGWIPKFGDAHEIPLTPDEVSQLDDHFSVSVRYPELLLFRMISFYLLKGSMGRAMHALDRFFYRFPAIRRHSYRQHIYLEAS
- a CDS encoding DUF6298 domain-containing protein encodes the protein MQALLAWAVLAGASSGTGAWGQGVQPAAENPRFWSYEGAPVMLLGGTRDDNLFQMPGLEAHLDSLVNAGGNYIRLTMSSRRIRGYEVYPFYQRPDGRYDLTRWNPEYWTRLERLLRLTHARDIIVQVELWDQWDQSRTHWADSPWNPDNNVNYDTTHTTLRGDGHYTTVAHDNGVTHDFYQTIPGAHHDTTVLRYQRRFVDRVLDATLRYNHVLYVVTNELLTQHPVAWSRYWMAHVRRRAAQAGRRVHVTEMFQAHDVRKGPHRIAHADTAAFDFIELSQNASQRTELHWTRLQWVYRRLQDAPRPINHVKIYGGAVRWTGGAAEGIDRFWRSLIGGAASVRFHRPPYGIGLNAAARAHLSSARALATAFAFPQAVPDARHTLLADRSPNEAYLTRIPGAQYVVYFPDGGAVRLDLRSQKGLVTVRWLNAPSSQWSPAITTPGGRWLPLRVTAAGDWIALITRTDQRPAK
- a CDS encoding M16 family metallopeptidase — translated: MHDAFSFIESSGGIDGFRLDANDLQVLFLEDTAAPVVTFMVTYHVGSRNEHAGHTGATHMLEHLMFKGTERFHKRRGTSIFDTLQRVGAEVNASTWVDRTNYYEMLPKEHLPLAIEIEADRMRNALLDPDDVEAERTVILNEYDQGQNEPTRRLFDAVWSAAFVAHPYHHPTIGWRSDIETISRDGLKHFYDTYYWPNNATLSIIGDVDRDAALAQVAEAFGDLPRAPHAIPEVTTREPEQAGPRHVTVHQDGQLGAVLMGYKSPPALDEASDALDVLARILASGKSSRLYRRLTDRGLAADVFAMNFRLRDPSLFSLFAFLNPERTHEEVQAAIEETLAAVRADGVTADEVARAKKQLIAKEAFGRDGSFQVAAQLNEAIAAGDWRLYTTYLDRIDAVTVDAVNAAAQRFLTPAGRTTGWYVPDAVAA
- a CDS encoding YceI family protein codes for the protein MIASAASRGLIGALLIGLLGGLGQRLQAQTVVTIDSTASVIAYTGSAPLHDWTGTSRSVTGRFVLGGASPDSRVARIRVPVASFDSGNNRRDRKMRAVTEAQRYPMVRFRASRLQRVADAAAPDGTQRWAVAGTLTFHGQSHRLRDTVQVTQTAGRVRVRARFPVSLTRFGVERPSFLFFTVADTIRIDATLVGRIRRR
- a CDS encoding endonuclease/exonuclease/phosphatase family protein, producing MRTTFRLLLRFLLAVLVLLFGLGYACRHLPPEWFWWTGPVAVFLPLLALLLLPAIAWYLPRAAWQGAAPTALGWGVLLVLIGVRFGPNWTVPYQPASAKAPALRVMSYNAPVHGPHPDSLAQRTVALVQQAQPDLLGLQEPWLRLTKRRTVAGAPHLQALLRRTDLRPTPALRPRERIRQPVLARIPLTAYKTYILGTDSLFAETVATRTTVRWQGRRLAVYNVHLNTVSPSKPWRAALTRMLNGTFWWEAIETYRQAMLRRAREARVLRDLIAHEPLPVIVLGDFNSTRHHWAYHHVAEGLRDAYTIAGRGWGGTYPATWPLVRIDHILVSKALRVQGARVLPTYGYSDHRPVVAELVWHK